The proteins below come from a single Miscanthus floridulus cultivar M001 chromosome 1, ASM1932011v1, whole genome shotgun sequence genomic window:
- the LOC136553271 gene encoding hypothetical protein At1g04090-like: protein MGGWSWLCCGRSNAGGGELRQPVPFQLPAPLPEWPQGGDFAKGTICIGELDVVNITKFRNIWTCSDATFYEPEGIPDGFHCLGHYAQQNDRPLQGFLLVAREVASHQVINSKPALEKPLDYSLVWTSADLNEDDNSECGCIWLPCPPNGYNALGYVVTKGPKEPSLEAVRCVRDDLTDTCENFRSIVNMDNACQIWKTRPCHRGVRGHGISVGTFSCETDSTDTDESSIPCLKNVDSNLSAMPNLEQINALIKHYGPTVFFHPQETYLPSSVSWFFENGATLYKKDAKMGDAILPGGLNLPVGGTNDGEYWIDLPDDDRKELVKDGNLKSAELYAHVKPAHGGTFTDIAMWLFCPFNGPATIKVGFASFALQKVGRHIGDWEHFTLRVSNFSGELSSIYFSQHSGGEWVEACDLEFISGNKAIVYSSRNGHASYPHPGCYLMGSEKLGVGVRNDVARSDLSVDSSTQYKIISAAHLRDAVVEPCWLQYMREWGPTVTYSSRSEIDTALSFLPFFLRYTVEAIFNSLPAELYEEEGPTGPKEKNNWEGDERC, encoded by the exons ATGGGCGGGTGGAGCTGGCTCTGCTGCGGCCGATCCAACGCCGGAGGCGGCGAGCTCCGGCAACCCGTGCCCTTCCAGCTGCCGGCGCCCTTGCCAGAGTGGCCGCAAG GAGGGGATTTTGCTAAGGGCACAATATGCATAGGAGAGCTTGATGTTGTAAATATTACCAAATTCCGGAATATATGGACCTGCTCAGATGCTACATTTTATGAGCCAGAAGGAATTCCTGATGGTTTCCACTGCCTTGGGCACTACGCCCAACAGAATGATCGCCCCTTACAGGGATTTCTTCTTGTGGCAAGGGAAGTGGCTAGCCACCAAGTTATTAATAGCAAGCCCGCCCTTGAGAAACCATTAGATTACTCCCTTGTTTGGACCAGTGCTGACTTAAATGAAGATGACAACAGCGAATGTGGTTGCATCTGGTTGCCATGTCCACCGAATGGGTATAACGCCCTTGGCTATGTGGTTACTAAAGGACCAAAGGAGCCCTCACTGGAAGCAGTTCGATGTGTGCGAGATGATCTAACAGACACATGTGAAAATTTCCGTTCAATTGTAAATATGGATAATGCATGCCAGATTTGGAAGACAAGGCCTTGCCACCGAGGAGTGAGAGGACATGGTATATCGGTTGGTACATTCTCCTGTGAAACTGATTCAACGGATACCGATGAATCAAGCATTCCCTGCTTGAAAAATGTCGACTCAAATTTGAGTGCCATGCCTAATTTGGAGCAGATCAATGCTCTGATCAAGCACTATGGCCCAACAGTTTTCTTCCACCCACAAGAGACATACTTACcatcatcagtttcttggttcttTGAGAATGGAGCGACATTGTACAAGAAAGATGCAAAAATGGGAGATGCAATACTCCCTGGTGGCTTGAACCTGCCTGTTGGTGGGACAAATGATGGTGAGTACTGGATTGATCTCCCTGACGATGACAGGAAGGAGCTTGTCAAAGATGGCAATCTGAAGAGTGCTGAGCTATATGCTCATGTGAAGCCAGCTCATGGAGGGACCTTCACTGACATTGCAATGTGGCTATTTTGCCCATTCAACGGGCCTGCCACTATCAAGGTTGGATTTGCAAGTTTTGCTCTACAGAAAGTCGGTAGGCATATTGGAGACTGGGAGCATTTCACCCTCCGGGTGAGTAACTTCTCAGGTGAGCTGTCATCTATCTACTTCTCGCAGCACAGTGGGGGTGAATGGGTTGAAGCTTGTGATCTGGAGTTCATCTCTGGGAATAAAGCAATTGTTTACTCGTCGAGGAATGGGCACGCAAGCTACCCCCACCCAGGCTGCTACCTGATGGGGTCTGAGAAGCTTGGTGTCGGAGTTAGAAACGATGTGGCCCGAAGTGATTTATCAGTGGATTCGAGCACGCAGTATAAAATCATCTCAGCAGCGCATCTCCGAGATGCTGTTGTGGAACCATGCTGGCTGCAATACATGAGGGAGTGGGGACCGACCGTCACGTACAGCTCACGTTCAGAGATAGACACGGCGCTTAGCTTCTTGCCGTTCTTTCTCCGGTACACAGTGGAAGCAATATTCAACAGCCTTCCGGCGGAATTGTACGAGGAGGAAGGTCCTACAGGACCCAAGGAGAAGAACAACTGGGAAGGCGATGAGAGATGCTAG